TTCTATTCTTACAAGGGGGTTGGGCAGGTTTCGGGGTAGAGGCTGAGAAACCAATATTATAAATAACTAAGGCGGAGGCTCTTGGGATTGAATTGGGCCAAGATGGAAGTGAGGGGATCTAGGTAAGGCCCACCTCTGCACTTCTGAGCTGAGTGACCCTGGAAGAGTCAgtcagtcccccacccccagatctgCTTCCTTATTTGTTCAAGGAAATGAAAACGGGTCAAGTCAGGATGGTGGCTCCAGTCCCTCCCAGCCAATCTGTTAAAGCACTCATACGCTGCTGATATTCCCGCAAAGCACCGCAAGCCTTCAAGGAATGTGAACTGACTGACTTTGGATCCTTTCTTCTCTACAGCTCCACAGGGTCCTCAGCTGGGTCTCCAttcacggggggtgggggggtggggagaggagggtggaAGGAGCCCCAATGGTTTTCCAAGTTGCAAGGGCCCCAAACTTCACAAAGGGAAGGGGGTGAAGGGAGTGTCAGGGAGGAGAATGACCTGGAGGCAGATTAACCTCAAAAGGGGACCTTCCGCGCTACGTGGGCCTAAGAACCTCCTGCGCTGAGAAGCGGCACGCCCCACTCGCTGCGCCCAGCTAAGAGGGACCTGGAGCTTGAGTGGCCGGTGTGCAGCATTAGGTTGCCATGGGAACGGAATTCAGATTTTCCCCcaattgcttttttatttgctAGACATTGTAATACATCTTATGCTGCCACTTATTGGGGCGGGAGGGAGAGGAGCTCCGGAGGCCCCGGCTGCCCCTTAACCAGTTGGGGAAGTTGGGGAGGCGGCGGCTCAAGTCGTCCGACCCGGGCCGACGCAGAGGCTGGGTCTCTCCCGCCCACCAGCCTAGCCCGCTCTTGGTTTGTATGCAGGGCAGGGCCGACCGGTCGGTCGGGGCGGGAGGCCCCCGCCTAGGCCCCTTGCCATTGAGCCCACTCCCCGCCAGTTCTGCTCCGCTTCACGCTGCACACAGACCCCCCAACTGCACACAAAGGCAGCTGCCAGAGCCGGTGAAAAGTGATCAAATTATCAAGAACTTGACCTCACCGAGGGGCGAAGCTCCAGCAACCCCCCAGCCGTATGCTAATGGCGCTCAGGGGCTGACTCGTCGAATAATTCGATAAAGGCCGCATTGTTAGCGGCAGGGCAGCCCCCTGCCCACCCCtttactccccccaccccaccgcctaccgcttctctctctctctctctctctctctctctctctctctctctctccctctctccctctctctcctctctcttctctcctctcccccctccctctttctcatcGCATTTGCATCCCAAAATCCCCGTCCGCAGCTCCGGGCGCGGATTGTTCTAGCCTGATTTATGGGGTGAAGGCAAGGCTGGCGCCTTCCCCGCCAGCGACCCCTCCGCAACCCCAGCCcgctccctgcccccagcccactCCACTTTGGGGTTCCAGCCTCGGCGCTGGGGAATGGGGGTAGGGGGCAGGGAaccaggaggaggggaagggagtgcCTCCAGGACACGGCGGGTGTCCCCGGGAAAGCCGAGGTCGGATACCTGGTCCGGGCGCGGCCGCTCCATCGAGTTGGAGTCCCCTGGGTGGCGTGGGCTTCTCtggactcctctggctcctgtggCCAGGGCGGCCGGGCGGGCGATCGCACGCAGAAGTTGTGAGAGTCATTTCTACTTTCGGTTATCTAGCTTTATGACGGCTCTGTGGCACTCATACAGCTAGATAACCAAAGAGAGAAACGGGCCTCCCTTCGCCGGCACCGCTGCCGCGCTGTGGGCCCCACGTGCCGCTGCCGACCCGGCGCGGGGGCCTGAGCGGGCGCCTCTCCCGCAGCCTCGGGCGCACGCGGAGAGCCAGAGGGGAccgacagacacacagacacacggactCCCGCTACCCGGGTCGCCCAGCTCCCGTCCACCCTCGCCCTCGCGGCATCTCCACCCCCAGTTCCCCGTCCAGTGCGTCCGCGGCCCGCTTCGACGGCAACCCGGGGCGCACTCGGGGCACCGGTGCGCTGCGCTTGGGCAGCCTCGGGCGCCCCGGCGGCCCCCAGCGCACTGGACCGTCAGCCCTCCTCTCCCAAGCTAATCGCCCCGCGGGGAAGTGACGTCAGTCCGGGAACTGGCCTATCACGGGCCCCCATTCAAATCCCAGCCCCCTTCCCGCGCTCGGCACCACCCAGCCTTACAATGGCCTCGGCGTTCACGGCTTCTGCGCCGCGAGGACAGGGGAGCGCCCCTTCTGCCCTCAGAAGCGTTAGGCCTGCTTCCCTGGATGCACACACTCTGGCCTTTCTCCCTAGCCCCTCTGACCTCCCCCCAAAGTCTTGGGTGCCCGGCAGCCACCGCAGACCGCCAGAGTTAGAGTTTGAGGGAGGGGGTTTAAGGTCGTGGTCTCGCTGGGGCAACCAAGTGAGCGCTTGAGAGACCGCGAACCGGTCACTTCATctttaatctctctctttctttccccttgcCCAAGCACTGTGCAGACTACGCGGTAAAGACTGGGAATTAAGGGAGGGATGGAGTGTCCTCCTGTGTCTAGATCAGTAAGTGTATCCCATACACAGCGCCTGACTTGTAGGGATTCCCGCGGCATGCTACACTCAAACCAGGTTCTAGATATCAGGCTGCTGGGTCCCTTCCCTCTGGTTATTCCTAGGCACAGCCAATGATATGCAATCGGTTGTGCCCTGGTGCCTTGAAGATATCCAAGGCCGGAATTGGGCTCCTATTCATCtcccacaggggaaaaaaaaaagcatctcctGCCCTCTTTCTGCTCACAGCACACAACTGGCCTACTCACTCCAAGTGGCTTCACAGGGCAAAAGGATTGACATCTTGGGTTTCCCAGAGCCACCGTGGAATTGAGCCTGGCCACTGAACTGATGACCCcatttcagcctcccaagtatgaGTGGGTCATAGGTGCTCACTTGAAAGCACTCCCTTCCTCCTTGTGCCCTGTGCTTACCCTCCCACTCTGGGGCCTCTGATTCACCTAGGTCATCCATCCCTGGGAGGCCAAGGATTGAATATGAAAAATTCGATATATTTGTCCCCAGATGTTCCTCGAAAGATCTGAAATCTAAGAGCTAGGGAGAGAGAGTCAACAATAGAGTAGGCTCGCAGATTCTAGGATTCCATCAGTGTCTATGCAGGAGGCCCAGAGACTCCCGTCCTAAGGTATTCCCAGGGACCACTACAGACTTAGGTGGGGTACTCATTCAGACCTGTTTTAGTGGGGCTGGAAATCCCTGGACACTCTCCATCAGCCAATCCCTGCAGGGTGGGTTCAAAGAATAGGCCCAAAGTGGAAGGGGGTTCAGGATTTTTCTAAACACATCTAAAGCATTCTCCCTTAAAATGACACGACTGGATTTTTGTCAAGTACCAGCTTTTGTCATGCACCTCTTTACACTGCTGCTTGTTTTGGACTTGTCCCATTTTCATcctgaccccaaacccaaggTGGGCTGTATTCTCACTGTCACCCCCCCCCCGTCAGCCTGTGACCAAGCCAGCTAGCAGCACCTCTCTCCAAATTCCACCCCACAGACACATCCTTCTCTCCAGAAAAGGGCCACAAGCCAGACCTAGATGAGAgcatcagagaaacagagagagagagcagccgACCTACGGACCTACCAACCTCAAGGTTCTCCAAGGAACCTCGAATTTGGGCCTGTGTGCTTAACTCTAAAGGATTTTCACAATTAGGAGgtgcccctttctcctccccctacAGCTCCTGGAATCCACACCCTTCCCCATCTAGCTGTGTGTCTGTCAGTGTGGGCGGCCTCCTGAGCTCTAGTCCTTCTGGGCCACCCTGAGCTGGGCTGGGTGGAACcgtagaggcagagggaggggtgcAAGCCGGATTCACCTGAGAGGGGgattgggggaagagagagggggagtcgggagcaggagaaagaggagagagagagaagaagaagaaggagcatTCTCAGAGTGCGATTAAAAGCAGGGTACCACACAAAATGGCTCCTCAGTCAGGCTCACGGTAACAGCACTGGAGCCCTGGCCTGCAAGCCTAGGGCGGGTGAGCGCTCtgagagaaagattaaaaagctCGATTTTGCATTCAGTTCAGGTGCAGCGGGTCAATGCCACCAAAGCCACATTTctgctgtcttgttttgtttttaggaaagCAAGCCCCTTGCCAGAGCAGGTGAGGCCAGCCAGGCAGAAGATCTCACACCACGCTGGAATAAGACCTGTCCTGGAATGGagactccttccttcccaccctccagtGCCCGGGGCATGAAGGCATGACAGGCTCATTCTAGGTGCATTCTCAGGAAGGAGACCACAGAAAGAGTGGACCTTGAGCCATCGGCTGCCTGCCATCTGGGGGCTGTTCTGATGGGGTAGGGCAATGGGTAGTCTCCTCAGGCCGTCCACCAGTAGCCACACCCATGTACAGCATGGGAAGCCTCCAGGTCAGCACCCAGCAAGGACACATTGTTCGGAGCAGAGACTAGGCAAGGAAGACCCCACTGACCTCAGCCCTGATTGTCTCCTCATCTGCACTCTGGACTGAGTCTGAGTTCGATGACTCCCACACCAGTCCCTGGCCTACTGTCCCAGCACAGTCCCTACGTCCCGAGAAGAGCAGGCAGTGGATGTACGGGTGGGTGGCTCAGCCAGAAAACTGGAGGCTGCTGATGGGCCCTGGCCATGGTGCTGAGGGCTGCCCACCTGGCATTTTTTCCCCCCTCGCAATTCCACTTGCCCAGAATTTCCTCATTCAGCTGTGGTTGGAAACCCGAGCCTTAGGGGTGCCCTACAGCTACTTAGAGAAGCAAATATCCGGGGAAGCCCAGCCCCCAGACATCTCACCAAAGGTGAGACTCCATCGTTCATCCTCAGAGCTCCACAGAGGGACAAAAGTCCTTAACTGATGCCCATATCTGAATCTGCAGAAACTACACATCTGCTCTAGAGCCCCCTCGACTCAGGAAACCCACACCACACCTTCTCCTCAGGCTGCCCCTAAGGTCGGGGTGTTACTTGTGCCAGCCCTCTGTATGCCAGGGCTCCCCCACCTGCAGGCAAACACCGGCTACCTGAACTCCACTTGCCTCTGGCCCATGTTTCTGTTCCCTATCGGTAGTTGTGGTAGTTATTCAGCTCCAGAAAGGACACAGGCCGGCACCTTTCGCTCAGGACACAATGAGTTCAGGGGTCCGGAGGAGGATGGGGACGATTCACAGCCTCACTCACACCCTTGTCCTGTGACCAGACTTGCCCAGATTCTGAGGCCGGGAGCCTGAGGCTGAGAGAGCACAGCAGATGCAGCCACTTGGCCTGCCATTCAGTCTGGAATGATCCCCTCTGGGCTGTAATTAGGACACAGAATCTCCAGCCACAACCCAGGCCAATTCCAGGTGCCTTTCCCTATGGCTGCCTTTCTCTCTCGTTCCTTCCTCAGGCCCAAGCTCTGAGGAGGCTGGTCTTCCCTATTGTCTGGAGGCTGGAAGGGCCGTTCACTGGGAGATCCAGCTTTGGGCTCCCTCAGATGGAGCCAGGTCCTTGTTAGCCAGAGGGTACAGAGGCCTCCACACCTGCCCTCAAATACACAGGGCCAGTTGGGCTGTAgctccctctctggcttccaacCCAGCCTATTTCCTCAGCAGCTGAGGTGTAGGCAGGTGGGGTGTGGGCTCTTCTAAACAGGGACCTCAAAACACCCCTCTCAAAAAGCCAAGCCTTTCCTTGGGACCTCTAGCAGCCAGTATTGCTGCGGGAGATTCCTGAGGTGCACCCCAGCTCGGTGTCCATTTAGCCTGCCTGTCTGGCCTCCCTTAACTGAAAGCCAGACCCTCAAACTCCATTTCCCCCACCCCGCCGCCAAGGCTAAAGAATCTATCAGCTCCCGAATATGAAGATTCAAAGAGGGTCTCCCCTTCAAGCTcagcaccctccccctcccccatccccccgaCAATGGCACGGAGCTTGTGTTCTTTTGGATGTTTTCACTGCTCCAGAGAGCTGGCCTGGACCTCCCTTGCTGGAGTCGGCTACCTCCTGGCTGTGCTGAGGCCAACTACACCACCCCATCACCCAAGCGTCTCCCATAAAAGCCCCTCGACAGTCTCAGCCTGCACGCTTCCCTCATTCTTCACAGCTCAAAGGGGACCAGGCTGGAGGAGGCTTCAGAGACACCCACAGACAGATCCAAAGGCCTGTCCGAAAGCATAGAGTGGGGTGCTGAACAGAAGGGCTTCCCCAACTTCCCATTTCAGAAGGGGAAAAGGACGTCATAAATCTTGTTTAGAGTGGGAGCTGGGTGTtgcattttctcaaaaaaaaaaatttttttttccaggaagccACTTTGTaggttatttgtgtgtgttggtgggggcTGAGGGataggaaagaagaggggagTCACGCGTAGGAGTTAGGGAGAGGGACTCCCTGCAACCTCTTTCAGAaacactctctttctctcagacCTTTCTACCTTCCCACAACTTCCCTCGGACCCCTCaccctgtccctttctgaacaccGTGGGCGTGTCTCACTGTCCCAAGACCCTTGACCTTGGTCTTGACGATTTGCAGGAGATGTCTGAGCCCTGACCCACAATCAGAGCGCAGCCCCCATCCCTCCAGGAGTCAAGGAAAGCCCCGAGCCCGGTGAGATACCCAAGAGGGACCCACAGGGATACCCCAGGCCCCTTACCCAGTCCAGCCAGCTCCCTGACCGCGGTTCTAGTGGAAGACTACCGCCCTGGCGCCCTAGCCCCTCTTTCTTGGCCTGGCCGAGACGCAAAAGGCAGTGGAACTTACGGACCCGGGAGGGGGCCGGGACCCCACGAGGCGACGGCGGGGGTGGGGCGGTTGCGGTGACGGTGGTTCGGTCGCCCAGGATCAGGCGAGTCCCCAGGCTCCGGCCCAGCTCCGGCCGCCTTCCCAGGAGCCGCTGCCCGCACGGTGGCGTGGCCGAGAGCTGCTAGAGGCCGgcgcggcggcggtggcgcggGGGCTCCCGGCGGCGCGCCGCTTCTCCGGGCTCTGAGCGGCTCAGCGCCGCCTTCTCGGGCGGGCACGGCCCGCAGTGACGTCAGCGcggctccccccgccccccctggCTTCACCCGGACCAGTGCGGAAcggagaggcggaggcaggaggcgAGGGGCGCCCTGCCCCGAGACCCGGCCCTGCCAGCCCGCGCCCCAGCTTGCGTCCGAGCAACCCTCCCCGCAAACGGCCCCGCACCGCCGGGCTCACCCAGAGCCACCAACCACCTGGGAAGTGGTGACAAACCCAGGGCAGGAAATCTCGCTGGCAGCTCCAAGCTGCCGGATCCAGGATGCTCGGGGAAGAATGGAGAGCCCAGGGCTTGAGGGGCATCTGCGTTCTGGGCTCCAAGTGGGGGCTTTTGATCtttttgcacacacacaagtcatgGCTGAGGGGACCCAGGAGGGATTGGCCGGTCCTGGGGTCCCTGTGTGGGCTCGGAAGGGACCTTTTAGCTCGCAGGATCGTGTCTCGTTGACAGCCTGGGTTGTGTGCTAGGCTGGAGCGTGCTCCTCCGAGACCCAgtgcctcccccaccccgcctcacCCGTAGGCGGTGCACCTGCAAACTCATTGGGCCGCAGACCGCCCCCGAGCCGCTGTCCAAATGCTGAATCCGGCCTCCCCGGGGCGGGCTCCCGAGCCCGGCTGCACCGCGCTAGCGAGGCATTGTCCGCAGGGCGGGCACAGGGTTCTGGGACTCAGAGACAGAGCCCCTGGAAATTCTAGTGCTCTGAGATGATGTTGGGAAGCTACAAGGAAGGGGGCGAGAGGTCAAGAGGAGGCGGGAACAGAGAGGGCAGGCAGACCCGAGTGCCTGACCTGCGGAACCACCTCTTCCTCCGGCGCCCCGGTGGCTCGGCTCAGGGTCCCTTCTGCCAGTGAGTGCTTCTCTCGCCACCCCAGCAGGGGAGGTCCCTCCAGCCGAACTTGTCAGCGGGTCTCATCATTCATCACGAGCCAGACAGACAGGCCAAGTTCATGAGCAACGCAGTTAACCCCTTGCAAACTGATCGCCTCCCAAAGGAGGGAGCCGTTTGAATAGGGAGTGCTGTCTGGGATTCCTGGGACACCACCTCCCGGAAGCTGTGCGGGCCAcagctcctttcttcttcctggtctCGCTCCGAATTCCCCCCCCCTCtgttattttcttactttttttggggaggggtcTTCACGATTTTTCTAGATTCTTCCTCTTATAAATTAATTTGAGACACATATAGCTAGCTGGTTTTCTAGACGTCTTTTCTTCCCAGGGTGTGGTGGTGTTCATTGTGGAAAATTTAGTTCAGAAAAATACGAGATAAAATATCAAATGGCCTCAATCTACACTTACCTGAAGGCCTGAGGGAAAATAATGAGATTTTTCTTATGAGAAGAATCTAGATTGCCCATTGTGAAGAgcaggggaaagaggagaaagggagggggggaggaaagTAGCCGAGGAGGAGACAGGATGAATGTGGAATCAGACTTTGGGAACTGGATGGGGACAGGACACCagaaagaagcttccagaagaggATCTAAGAGGGAGACATGTTCAGAGACCTGCTAGAGCAGCCTCAGAGACCCCCAGGAGATAAGGATCTAGACCCCCGGACctagagagaggggtgggggtggttgtTCTTGGGAAACCTTGAAGGGCTCAAACATTTCCCCTCACACTGCATCCACGGGCTTCTGCTCTCCAGATGAAGATGCTCTTCCTCTGGCGCCTCTGATCAGACTAACCTGCAGGCTTGatctcgagtgtgtgtgtgtgtggggggggggtgtccttgCCCGGGGTGAAGGCTGCCCCTTGTTTTGGAACCCCAGCTCTTCCCTAACTTTCTCAGGCTCTCCGTGCAGTCTGGCAGCCTGGGCCAgtctccccccttcccccactTCCTATTGAATTCCTAGCGTCTGGTAGCTGGCGTCAACTAGGGCGACCTACCAACTTTTCCCCTGGGCATTTTCTCACCCCTTCACCCCCCAgcgctttcctttcttctcccagcgCTCCTTTTGAAAGGAGGCACCCAGGCCCAGAACGTGTTCTGCAGTTTAACTACTTCCAAATTCTTTGTTCGGGTCACCCCGGGACTCCATTGTCCGCTATTGAGAGCGCGGGCAGGCCGGCGGGTGCGCCTCAGCCTCCGCAGGCCTTGAATCCATTAggcctcggcggcggcggcggcccccgCCTCAATGCTCGGCTCCTACGCTCCCGCCCTCGGCTGCCTCTTCTGGAGGAAGGGACAGTCACCGGAGAAAAGGGCAGGTTCGCTGCGAGGTTCGGCGGGGCTCACCCAAGAACAGAGGTCACAACTCCCCTCCACCTGCACGCCCTTTGGCTGGCCGCTGGGGGCTGGGCTAGGGCTTGGTTTTGGAGGGGACTGGACGGGGGAGAGACCAACCTGCACAGACCATCTGTCTCCAGGTCTCCAGTCCTCCGTTTGCGTTCTCACGGCTGGTCGTCCCTTCTTGGCTTCCCTCGGGTCCCCGCGGTGAGACACCCTCCAGTGCTTCAAAGCGGCCCCTAAACCGGAGGCGTGGGGGAAGGGCCCCCACCTTCAGTAGGAATCACCCCTGGCAGCACCGCTGTGCCCTGTGACCACGCATGCCTCCCTAGCGTGACAGCTTCCTAGGTTCACGGAGAAGTGGCTGGGCACAGTCCTTAGCTGTGCCTTTCCAGATCCACGACCGTGGCTGAGGGACACCATTCTCCTCCCACAGGGACTGGGGCTACAGAGAGGTGGGAATCTTGCAGGGAGATCAACTCGGGAGGTGGGTATCCTGGGAAGAACTCCGAGGCCCCGTGTCCCACAAACACCCTAGACAGGCCAGGATCCTGACACTGTCTCTAAGTGACAGTGTGTTGACCCTGAACCCGTGAAACAACAGCAAGTTCGGAATGTCAGTGGCCCAGGAATGGCCAGGAAAGGCTGGCCACTGCTTTTCCCAGAGCAAGGTCACTTGAGGCATGACCCTCTTGCTCTGGGGTTATCAGGTCATCAAGTCCTGGGCCAACCCTGATGCACAGGGCTTCAAGAAGTCGATCAGGCCTCTGGCCTGCCTGTTCTGGCCATTCCTAGGATTAGCCCAACTTCCCAGGAACACAGACTTATAGAGTATATCCACGGAGAGGCCAATGAGAGGGCAAAGATGAGGGACTGTCAACCAAGGAAAGGGTACAGGTGGAGCTCAGGACGCAGACGCCGCCGCTCCTGATAGgcctgggaagcaggaagagagaggaatccTGACCAGACCAGAACCCTTTGCAGTTCAAATGATCCCTCCCACTCCTCTGGGCTCCAGAACTGCAGTTGGCGAGACCAGCAGAGCTCCGAGATCTGGACAGACTAAATGAAAGCTTTTGCAGACACAGATGTTCTTAAGGGGCTCCCACACTCCCGCCCACAGTTCCTTCCTTGCGTTCCGCGGTGCTGACCCAGCGGCTCTGGCGTGCTGACGCGGCTCCGCGCATTGTCCAACAGCGCCCTCTGCTGGACTTTTCTGTTCGGACGCAAGCGCGCACAGAGCCTAGCTTGGCGGCGGGAAAGACTTCTCGATGTGAGAGAAGTGGGCGGTGCCACGCCCGCATCTGGACGGTTAGCTACACCAAGGCCTCTGCTGTATGGACATCTCTTCCCGCTCCTGGGTCCTCTTTACCTTTCAAACTCTACCGTGGGTCAAGGGCACCATTTGCGTTGCTGGGGACACCAGGACAGTTGAATGGGAGCCTGGGGGCTTCAGACCCTTCCCAGATTTGCTTCTTGATCTCTGTGGTTTCCTCTCAGCCAGGGTCCTTCTCTACAGATCTCAGAAAGTGAAAAAGCGAAAGCTATTTCTCTTTGGGTGGGGTAGAGGCATCTAATGCCTGGAAGTATAGGGGATGCTTGGATTTGGAGGCTTACTTTGCCCGGGTCTCACAGCTGCAGTCTGGAACATCTCTGAAGATGCAGACATGATGTTCCCAGCGGCCACAGTGTGGGCGGGTTCTtgacattcattcactcaacaaatatgtGCTGAGTTCTGAGCCCACACTGCTAGAGGCATAGCTCAGAAAAGGTAATTAGCTTTCCAAAGGCCATAATCGAGGTCTCTGGAACCGAAGAGAACACTCAGCCCTGCTTAAAATTGAAGATGTTTATGCCTGAAGATGAAAATGAATTCCACTTAGGCAAgagatgtgcgtgtgtgtacaaagcaaaaacaacacaGTGATTCTTAGAAGCAGACAGACCAAAACCAGGGTAATCTGGGGGAAGGTAACTCAGGCCTGTAGAAAGAGTAGCATGATTTGTGCCGAATTCCAAAGCAACCTTCCTGTAAACGCCATTGGCTACGTAATCCTTGTGATGCTGAACCTCACATGGCTTCAGACTTCTGAAAAGTAAATGGGTAAAAGAAAACATATGCTTTGCTAAAAAAAGGAGATTCTAAGTCAAAGCCCATCTGTGACCCAGAGGTGTCCATTAGGACCTTCCCGTCTACTAGACCTGGTGGGTCTCTGTGGCCCTGTTTACAGCACCTGGGGCCACTGCTTTCCCTGATAACCAACCGTGTGCAGACTGATCTCCAGCCCAGCCCGAGTCTACTGGAGCAAGGCCGAGGCTGGGGGCTTGCAGAGGAGCTCAGTGGCCTGAGAAAGTCAGTGGGGAGGGAACAAATCCAAGAAGGATGAAGATGGGTGAGGGGAGCCATCAGAGAAAACACCCTGGGGttcaagaaagaaaggagggacggagggagggaaggagggagggagaggttggGGGTAACTGAGCTatccctgcctctctcttgcAGCAGACTCTGGTCCCTGTTTTGACCCGCTTTAGCAGGATTCTGTCCAGTGACTGCCAGTTCTCTGACTCAAAGGCGCTCCTGCCAAGCCCAGCCAGCCTTCTTGTGTGCCTTTCCTGGCAGGCAGCGCCCAAGTCATACTGCAGTGCAGTCAAGGGCACACGTTCTGGATGCCAGGCTTCTGAAGCAGGCCCAGTGGCTCAAGCCTGCAATCGCCTCCCTCAGGAGAGTTTGGGGCGATACGGTGAGTTCCAAGCAAACCAGGGCTCCAGAATGAAAccggcttaaaaaaaaaaaaaagaaaaaaaaaaaaaaaaaaaaaagccagatacTTGTCAAAACCACCATCCTTCAAGAGTTTCCATGGCGGCAAGAGCAGGCGCGCCACCGTGCGGCAACTGTGACAATTTACAGCGTGCTTAGATGCCAGCTCAAGTGATAGGCTTGTTAAGTAACAGGGTGCAGGATTTGCAGCATTCCAATTTGTTCACGGCACAAAATCTGCTAGGGTTAACAGCTGGGTGGGTTGTTGTGCCACGCCATTACTGATCCCCACTCCAGCTGTTCTGATGCAGTGAACACTGGAGTGACTCCACCCTGGCAAACCCCAATCCCAGACCTGGGAAGTCTTGGCTAGTCAGTGGCTGACCCGGTGTGAGAATCCAGAGGAActgttgatttcttttctttcattgcgTTAGTGTCTCACTAGGTGGCCCAAGGGCCAGGGCCTTGAGCTGAGTTCACCATTGTCGTGGATCTTCCTCCTGAGGGGCGGGCTTACAGCTGTGCACTAGTACACCTGGCTggaagacaggtgtgtgtgtgtgtgtgtgtgtgtgtgtgtgtgtgtgtgtgtgtgtgtgttttgcagggACTGAAGCTGAgacttgagcatgctaggcaagtgccgtGTCAACAAGCTCCATAGTCTAACGTGTTCAagtgtatgttttttttctttgtaacccAGGCTCTCCTgtattatgtagaccaagctggccttaaattcactatcctgcttcagcctctggaatACTATTTGGTTTGTATTTTGAAGGCAGGGTCATACTCCAGAGTCCAGGCCGACACAGAACTGACTAGGCACCtcagggtgtccttgaactcactacatacgtacctcaggctagcctcaaatttgtgagTGATCCTCCCACCTTCTCCTCTCAAATGCAGAgtataggcatgagccacatgAGTCTTGGTACGTGTATTAagctctctggaactcactctatggtCCAGActaccttgaattcatgatcctgcCTCTACTCCCAAATTCCGGAATTACAAGCATATGCTCACATGCTTGGCTCTCGTACTGACTCTTAaaaatagtttgtgtgtgtgtgtgtgcaggtgcacatgaccacagaggtcagaggtcagtcccAGGGGTCATTCATCAGGAGCCTCCCCCTTTGAATTTTGAGACAATGTAGCTCATCAGGACTTAGGGCTCACTGATAaggttaggctggctggtcacCAAGCCCCAGGGACTGAGCAGCTCTGCATCCCCAGTGCGGGGATTacaagtgagcctttaatcccagtgggaggcaggggcaggtggatctccaagttcaaggccagcctggtctacagagcca
The sequence above is drawn from the Peromyscus leucopus breed LL Stock chromosome 1, UCI_PerLeu_2.1, whole genome shotgun sequence genome and encodes:
- the LOC114696137 gene encoding uncharacterized protein C11orf96-like, which codes for MSLQVHRLRGCSDASWGAGWQGRVSGQGAPRLLPPPLRSALVRVKPGGAGGAALTSLRAVPAREGGAEPLRARRSGAPPGAPAPPPPRRPLAALGHATVRAAAPGKAAGAGPEPGDSPDPGRPNHRHRNRPTPAVASWGPGPLPVAAPRQVLQLPALPTWALRLLGWHLFALPQQRRRACHRHGRGEWPLPRKEDAGCLQNGSGDQERWKIPGSRWTRSRVRRREETAWW